Below is a genomic region from Fischerella sp. PCC 9605.
TAAGCGCGAAGTGGGAACTGCACTTTTCTGATACAGTCCCGCGGATTGCTATTTGGGTAAGCAAGCAAGAACATTGTCTGTTGGACTTAATTTGGCGACACCGTGCTAAAGAATTTGCTGCTGAAATTCCCCTGATGATCGGCAATCATCCTCATCTCAAGGAAGTGGCAGAGCAATTTGATATCGATTATCACCACATTCCCATCAATAAAGATAATAAACCGGAACAGGAAGCTAAACAACTAGAATTACTGCGGCAGTACAACATTGATTTGGTTGTATTGGCAAAATATATGCAAATTCTTAGTACTGATTTTATTGCTAAATTTCCGCAGGTTATCAATATCCATCACTCCTTTTTACCAGCTTTTGTCGGTGCAAATCCATATCATCAAGCTTTTGAACGCGGTGTGAAGATTATTGGTGCAACAGCACATTATGCAAATTCTGATCTAGATGCGGGACCAATTATTGAACAAGATGTGGTGCGGGTAAGCCACCGTGATAAAGTGGAAGATTTGATTAGAAAAGGTAAGGATTTAGAGAGAGTTGTATTAGCTAGGGCAGTACGTTTACATTTGCAGAATCGCGTCTTGGTCTATGGAAATCGTACGGTAGTATTTGAGTAAATTATCTCTAAAAACGTGATTGTCTACGATATCCAAGGTTTAGTCAAAACCTATCCGGGACAAACCGAACCTGCCAACAAAAACATCACACTGCAAATTTATCAAGGAGAAATCTTTGGTATTTTGGGCGATAACGGGGCAGGAAAAAGTACACTCGTACGCCAGATGGTAAACTTACTCACCAGTGATTCCGGTGCGATCGCTCTATTTGGAAAGAGTATAGTTACAGATCCCCATCTGGTACAAATGAACATCGGCTATATGCCCCAAGAAAGCGGGTCACTAAATAATCTGACGGTGGGTGAAGCCCTATATTTTACAGCTCACTTGCGAGGGATGAGCCGCATCGATGCCCGTAAGGAATGTAATGCATTACTTGATTTATGGCAAATCCGCGAACTGTGTCACCAACCAAGTTCCCGACTCTCTGGTGGGCAAAGGCGATTGCTACGACTAGCTGTGGCAATGGCAGGTTCTCCACCCGTGTTAATTTTAGATGAACCTACCAATGACCTCGATCCGCAGCGTCGCAAACTAGTTTGGGATATTTTGCGCCACATCAATCAAGAACAAGGCACTACTATTATCCTGATTACCCATGATGCGATCGAGGCAGAAAAGGCAATTCAACGAGTAGGTATCATGCGTGCTGGTGAATTGGTCGCAGTTGGTCGCCCCAGTGAACTCAAGCAGCAAGTTGACAGAATGTTGCGCCTAGAACTTTTCTTTTCACCCAAAATACCGCCAAGCTTACCACCCGGTCTTGCGACAATTCCTCTGGAACCTGGTCACTGGCGGGTGTTGTTGGAATGGAATCAAGTTACCCCAACTCTCAATTACCTTAATTTGGATATGGTGGATGACTTTCGCCTCCACTCAGCAACCTTGGAAGATTTATATCTGCATTATGCTACCAAAGCGTAACCCACCCTCTGTGCTAGTGCAACTGCTGGATTTGTTCTTGATGGAACTGACTAACTGGCGTTGGTCATGGCGGATACTTGCTCTCAACAGTGCGATCGCTCCGATGTTGGGTATCATTGCTCTTGGTAGTTTTGCCCAAGGTTCACAGCAGCCAAACCTGGCATACATCCTCACGGGTAATCTAGTGATGGCGCTAATGTTTGGCAATCTAAACAACATCGCATCTCGCTTTTCCTATATGCGGTTTGCTGGAACTTTAGAATACTACGCCACCTTACCTATTTCCCGCACAGCCTTAATTATTGCCTCCGTCTTGGCATTTTTTCTGCTTTCACTACCATCGCTATTGGTGAACATTATCTTTGGTATTTTCTTTCTCAAAATCCCCTTAATACTGAACCCACTCATTCTGTTAATTATTCCCTTATGTGTACTGCCGTTGGCAGGACTAGGTGCACTTATCGGCGCAAATGCCCGCACACCACAAGAAAGTGACTCTCTCAGCTTGCTTGTGACTATGGGTATGCTTTTTATCGGTTCAGTACTCATCCCAGAAAATCGTTTACCAAATTTTCTATTGGGTTTAGGAAAGTTAAGTCCCGCTACCTACGCTGCATCTGCCCTCCGACAAACTTTAATAGGGCCCGTAACTGGGCAAGTGGTAATTGATGTAGCTGGCTTGCTAGGGTTTACTTTGTTAGTCTTCTGGTTGGTAGGACGCAGGCTGGATTGGCGACAAAGGTAGCGGGCAAAAACTACACAATCCCACGAAAGCACACTCATACCAAGTTACGTTCAGACATAGCAATAGCAATTCGTGCCCTCTCCCCTTCCCCTGTTCCAAATTGGGAGAGGGGTGCCGACAGGCGGGGTGAGGGAAGTATTATCTTTGAGTGCAACTTAGTATCAAATCATCACTCCACCTTAACAAGGGTAGCTCATCTAGAACACCGATTCAGTAATCTTCAAATGAAAAGAAGGACAAGGGAGAGTTGGGGTGATGGGGGGCAATGGGGTGATGGGGAGAGTCTAGTTTTATATTCTCCCCACCTCCCTATCTCCCACTCTCCCACTCTCCCACTTTCCCACTCTCCCACTCTCCCACTCTCCCACTCACCCATAAAGACAATATCTGAATACTGAATCGACGTTCTAGAACATCTCGCGTCCATCCCCGAGAAGGTTTGAATGACAATCAATTCCTTGTTTGACACAGGAATCAGTCCAAGTTTCCTTGATTTCTGGATCCCAACCGTCAAACCAGTCTGCGTGCATTGAATAGCCACCCGGTTGATCGGTGCCGTAAGTGTCAGAAGAAAGTCTCCATCCGGAGGTGTCACCATCTGGTGGAACAGAATACAGAATATTCATCGTAATGGTAGGTATTGCAACTGGATGCGTCGATGGGCAGGCGTTATCCACAGGATAGACGACATGACTTTTATGGTCAGCTGAATCAAGATTTTTACCATCCCAACACTGTGGAAAATCAATACCCATCTTTACAAAGTCACCTACCTGACATTTCGAGTCCGGAATTGAGTCGAGATTGCCAATATATTGATTCCAACAGCCCCAGTGTACATGTTCTGTGTTTTGAGGCCCTGTTGCTTTGGCATTTCCCGCAATCATTCGCAGTCCATCGGGAATTTTATTAATTTGAGAGGCTGAAACCCCAAAGTAACCTGACTTGTAGTAAAAGTGGCTTTGAGCAGGTTGTATCGGTTCACCTTGCTTATCAAGCACTGCTGGCACCCAGTAAGCGCTGCGATTAGCAATACCTCCGAAGCATGTGGAGTTACCACTGCTTCTCAAGCTCTCATAGGTAGAAGAAGCATCAGCTAGGGTATTTCCAAAATAGACGTGCAAGTGCGATTTTCCAGGTTGATTAGGAAACAGAATTGCATCGTCGTTGTTCATGTGAGAGGGGTCGCACACAGTACGAAATGCACCAACACCATCACCAGGTGTCGCGGTTTGTGCATCAGTTGGTCGCACATTGAATTCGCCCGATCCAGAAGCGGCCACTAATTTACTTGATTCAAAAAAGCCCAATAGGAGTATCAGAATCAAGCTCAGCGCAAATTGGTAGAAGAACTTCCATGATTTTTTTGCAACGCTCACCTTCAGATTTGTGCCTAAAGTATTCGCCATAAGTTGTCCCTTGGAGTAACGTCAGTTGGTAGATACCCCTGGGCTTACATAGCTGGCGGATTTAGCTGAAGGAAAATTCAGCATTTGGAAGGGTGTAGGTAAAAGCTAACTCTTATTCGTTCACACCCTTACACGTTTCAAAACTGACATCTTGCACCCTACTCTGCGAGAAGCCGCTGCGCGTCTACGGGTTCGCCAGTCGCTCATGGGGGGAACCCCCTTTCTGCGCGCTGGCTCACCATTCTCAAGAAGAGCTAGAGGCTCTTAATTCTCGTTACCAGATTGAACCTAATAACGAGGGTGGTAGGCTGCTGCCTCTGGGCTGTTGCATAGGCATGCAAGATATGGGAAAAAGAAAGCAAAAGTATGTAAATTAAGTTTTTTGAGATAGTTGCAGACAAAATTTTCTGTTTCCAACCTAGTGGTTCTATCGCATTAGTTTTGATAAGTTGTGAAAGTTCGTAGTTAGGGCTTTAGCCCTTGAAATTGAGCGATAAATCGCTCACTACAAACCTCTAATTAATTCATGCGATTACTCACTAGTAACCAATACCTGTCCCTTTTGAGTGCAATACAGCCGCAACCCCACCCTAATGAAAGACTTAAAAGCTTTCATGCTTGCGTGCGAGATGGAGTCAAGGTGTAATGTATCCTCAACGAGAATTGCTATAGATATCAGACCATCACGAAATCACTAGCAATGGTTTCAAGCCATCTGTTCGGTGTAGGCTCAAGACACTTTTTGGTAGAAGCAAACCTGAAGAGAAATGAGTAGAGGTAGTGAGAGCCTGTAGGACAGAAGCTTTTATCGGAGGTCTGTTGATTTGGGTTGGCTTTGGCGGTTAGATTCAGACCAGTGGCTTCACAAGCAAGTAGATATCTCAATGACGTCTCTGCCTTTTGGTATTTCTTGTTTTAGGGGTTCTTTCTCTGTAAAAACTGAACTTTTAGAACTAGTACTCATCAAGCCCTCGATCCATGAGATTTACGAACACGTTCCACAAGACAACCCACACTCTCCCACAGAATGTGAGTTTCGGTCGAGGTAGAACGCACAATTGCAGGGGTATGTTTGTAGTTGGTTAGAATTACCCCTACATTGGAAGCGGTTTGCTACTTTGCTTTCTTGATAATTAAGCAAGTGTAAACAAGTATCTCCACAAAAAATTAGATACTCGCGAAATCTAGGGATTCGCTTGCAAACCTGTATACGTGCACACCGTCACGTAATTTGCTTTTAACGAGTATATCAGCCTGATGAATTTTTTGTATACACAAAAAATAAAAAAGTCCTTTTGATTTCAAGGAAAGTTAAAGTATTACTTTAAATACGTATATGCAAATATATATGAATTCAAGCATTAAAAGCCGTTAATTCTAGAAAATCAATGCTAATTAGCATGTCACAATACGTTTAATATTACACGCAGAGAATTATTTAATACTTTAAATTAAATAAAAAATACCCAATATTGCTGAGGTAAATTATTTTCTAGAATTGCACAAGATTGAATCAACAATGGCAAGCAAGGAAAATATGATTTTTTTGAGTATCTTTATTAACTAACATTTACTTAAAATCTACATGGTTCGCTTAAGTGAGGAATTAATGGCATTTTTATTTATAAAACTATGATTTATCTAATATTGCCGAGTATTCACATCATTGTTGTCTATGCCAAAAGGAATATTTAAACCTTTAAATGTATTTTTATTTACTAAAAATTTTTATTTGACTGAAAAATAAATTTGACTTTCTAAAAAATTGGTCTAAAATGACTGAAGTCAGTATTGGATGTAATGTTTGAGCTGAGTCTTATTAAATTCAGGTTTAAAAATTTGACAAGGTCTTACTAGAAAAATTCCTGTTATGACTAAAACACCATGTAAATAAGTAAAGGTAAGGACTGAAAAACGTAAGGATGCTTTAGATACTCTCATAGCGTGAGATATGAACATCTCTATCTAATCTTTAGAACCTTGAAATACCGAACGCGTGCAAGTCAGGCTTTCTGATTGACACAAAGCTTATAACTGGAGGGTAGCAAAATGCTTCAGACAAATGGGTTTTTGTCTTTACTGCATCGTTATCAATTGTTACCGCAGATATGGTGTGCCAAAGTTATAGACGAAGCGATCGCGCAATTTTCGACGTTGCTGAACTTGGTCATGAATTATGTTTGTAAAAATTTTTGTAGTTAGACCCAAATCTTTGTAGAAACGTAGCATTGCTACGTCTCTACACACCCGTGAATTGTAAATTCATATTTTGATTCAGCAAAGCCCAATTTTCTTATCTAGAAGCAGAGAAACAAACAGCTTTCGCCCACTTTTGACAACACCGCCGACTAACCTCCACAGAGTTACAAAGGACATGGTTGCAGCAGCACCAACTACTTGAGATAAAACAGCATTCCAATTCCAGCGATCGCCATTATTACACCCGCGATCGCTCTCCAGGTAACTTTCTCTCCTAACCAAATCGCGATCGGAATAATAAACACTGGACTAGTCTGCAACAGGGTAGAAGCAACTCCCGCAGTTGTCAATTTCAGTGCCACCTGCTGCAACCAAATTCCTAAATAAGTTCCGCAAAAAGCTGCAAAGAAAATTGCTAGTATGACTCGCGAAGATTGCCAGTACCCTGTAGCCCTATCTCTTTGCTCCTTTCCCAACTTTTGCAAGAAGTCTAAGGATACCCATATTATCAGAATCAGCACGCCTGCACTCAACCGCAACAAAGCTGCTCACAAAGGGCTGATACTGGTATGAGTGAATGCCGCACGAGAAAAAACAGCCCCTGCGGCATTTGCCATTGCTGCTAACACTCCCAAGCCGATTCCCTGCCATAGGTGCGTTGTAAAATTATTGTTTGTATCAGGAGTACGTTCTGTCACCACCCAAGCGACGCCCAAAATTGTCAGCAAAATTCCGCACCAAGCACTGACATTTAGACGTTCTTGAAGAAAAATCACTGCTGCTATAGCTGTCATAGGCGGGGCAAGGGTTCCCATGAGCAAGGCACGACGCGGCCCCAAAGTATTGATGCTGGCAAAGAAGACTGTATCTCCCAAACCAATACCCACCACACCGCTGAGGAGGATTAAAGACAGCGGAACAGGGGCAATGCTGGGAAATAATTCGCCACTGATGAAGATGGTAAGAAGGAGGAAGGCGATCGCGACTATGCCTTTAATCAAGTTTAGTTGCAACGGTGGGATGCGCTCTCCTAAACGCCCATACACCACAGATGCTATAGCCCACAAACAGGCGGCAGACAATGCTGCTATTTCACCTTCAAAACCTGTTAATGGCAATATTAACAAAATATTAAAAATAATATTTACCCCTTTTCAAACCCTAAAAACTTTTCATATTTTTAAGATATATACCTTTATAAACTTTAGCACTCAATGCAAATCACTGCTAATTTTTGAGGAATAAGCTTTAGCACTCAAACTAATCGAGTGCTAATAAATTTCATCAGATTTAATCCCTATGACATAGATATCAATAACACTTTTTTCAGATGACTTTTCAGTAAAGTTGTACCATCATTTAACAAAGCCAAAATAGCATACAACTTATTAATAAGTGGGATGACTGAAATGAAATACACTTTTGATATTGTTGGGGTATCTCAAATTTTACATTTTCTCAACCACCAACAGCAGACTTTGCAAAAACCACAGCACCAGGGAGTGGAGTATGTGACAACACATACGTGTACACTGGATGCTTTCATCGAGTCTGTGGAACCAGTGCCGCCGAAATGGGGTTGGGATCAAGATGAAGTTGTAGGTACAGTCATTGATTTTTGGATGAAAAACTCCGAGAGTATTCGTTATTGGAAAGCACGTCTAAAGGATGCTGGCAAAGATAATTTAATAGTAGCAAGAGTAGCAGATATTAAAGCTTTACAAGCAGAGCTAGAATATCTTTTAGATGATAATTTGTAACTTGATTATTAATTTTTTTCATTAGCTGTTTATTTTTCGCCACCAACCAACAATTATGTCTAAATCACTATTTAACTTTGGGGCAAATATCGACTAGCTAAAACTGTACGTCTAACTGTGGACAATGGCAATTAACTTTTGCCATGAGTCATATCATGTTCGTTAAAGACCTATAAAAACTGTAGGGGCGGGTTTAGCAGATAAAATGTCAGTTCAATTTATATATCGTTCACAAAACCCGTGCCTGCGATAATCTGTTTAATTTAATGGACATGATATAAATATAATTTACTTATCAAATCATAATCGAAAGAAAAGAACAGACTTTTTTGCGGTAACAAAACTTACATGTATTTAAATAAACAACAATATCTGAAAATTTACGTTAAAATATTTATTGAGAAATGATATTTATACTAAGGATTTCAAGTGATAATTACAGTTAAGTACTAGATTAGTATATAAAAAAAAATACTTTATATGTGAAATTTTACTTAGTTACAAATTCTGTAGCGTCAGGTTATTTGACGTTCGATTCCTGAACAATAGTGATTGTTGTCTAGTTGAGAAACTAGTTTATGACTCAGAATGAGAATAATGCTCAGTCGAAAGTCAATCAATCTTCTCTATATTCAGTTACAAGATACTGGGGTAAAGTTGAAGTGATAGAGAAGGGAAGTAACTATAGTATTAATCGTATTGAAATCAAACCTAAGCATGGTATTAAACCACAAATCCATTATCACCGTAGTGAACACTGGGTTATAGTTTCTGGTACAGCAAAAGTTATCTGTGGTAATAGTGAAATATTACTGACTCGAAATGAATCAACTTTTGTTCCTCCCGCAACGCTTCATAGGGTAGAAAATCCAGGTTTTATTCCGTTGATTATCTTGGAAATTCAAAATGGTGAGTACTTGGGTGAAGACGATACGGAGCGTCCATTGGACTTGACTTTGGTCTAGCCTGTAGCACACAGTCAATTCCTACATTACTGCTTGGCGTCACTGGGCGAAAACTTTGGATACTTTGCTCAGCATGTAGTCGCCATATCTTCCGCGAAAGTGATGAACGCTAGGATGGGGCTAGTGTTCATCACTTTCGCCATTCATTACCACTCCATCTAGTTCTATTGGCTTCACTTCGGCGTTGAAGTTGGGGTCGAAGAAGGACGGAAACGAAAGGCGATCGCGTTCCGACCTAAACACGATAAGGTTACGAATGTGATAGAAGCCACTTTCCCTGCGTCTGTGAGTAGAGTGTAATACTCACAGTTGTTCAAGAATTAGGCAACAATTGGCTACAACAAGCACTGATTAAACCACAACTGCTCAACAGCCTTCCAACTTTTTGGGCTGCGATCGCTTACCATAGAGCATTAAGCAGATTGACATATTACAAGTTCTCCCTTGCTACAATCATGATAATTTCCGATAGCCTTAACTACCCTGAAGAAGATGAAGCTAAGAGTAATTCTAGAACCTAGTGATAAAGGTGGCTACACTATCTATGTTCCCTCGTTACCTGGTTGTATCAGCGAGGGTGAAGATATTGACGAAGCATTAGCAAATATTCAAGAAGCCATAGAACTTTACCTTGAACCCGTAGAACACGAAGTCTCCTCTAAGGAAGGCATTATTGTCCGAGAGTTAGTTCTATGAGTAAGTACTAAAAGTTCTGGATTATCTATTGGTATTTGATCCTTATTTCTTCCCTGCTACAGCTAGTTGACCCTAATTCAAGCAATTGCGATCGCCCCACAAATATCCTTGAAGCACTAACCACACCGATAACTTAGCAGTCTAAGGGTGCGCTGGAGCGGCTGCAACTAAATCTTATGCAACACACCAAGATCTTTCGTCAATCCGCTCCAAGCAAATTGTTTAGGCGTCATGTAGATTACACTACAGAACTCGAAGATGCATTACGCTACTTATACGTAACTTTATCGCAATAACAACTTTCGACCCAAACGCAGAATTCTGCGAACTCTCGTAGAGTAGAATTCCTTAGCAAATTAGGAGATGAGTCGATTGGAAATTCGCAAAGATGACCTGACAGGTAAAAAGATCGCTGACTTTCTCCGGGAACATCTCGAAGAAATGTATGAGATTACACCACCTGAAAGCGTTCATGCTCTTGATTTAGAGGCATTGCGCTCACCCGATATTACTTTCTGGTCGGCTTGGGAGGGCTCGGAATTACTCGGATGCGGGGCACTAAAAGAACTAGATTCAAGAAGTGGTGAAGTCAAATCAATGCGTACTGCCAAGGCTCACCGCCGTAGGGGTGTCGCCTCGAAGATTCTTGAACATATCATAACACAAGCCGAACGGCGTGCTTACGATTGCCTGAATCTGGAAACAGGGGCTCTGCCTGAGTTCGCTCCGGCACGAGCCTTGTACATACGGTATGGGTTCGAGTACCGAGGCCCCTTCGCCGAATACATTGATGACCCGAATAGCGTGTTTATGATGAAAAAGCTCTAGGTTTTGCTTCTCGAAATTGGTGTATCTCTTGAAAATCTGGCAATGACGAAATTCCCTACATATCATGGCGATATCCAGAATTTTGTCAATAATATCCGAATCAGGAAATTATTACGATGCATATTCTTTCTTCCCTCTCCCTTATTAGGCAATATTATTTGTTGTGGCATCCCAATAGCTAAAATTTGTTTCAATTTGACTCCAAGCCAGTTCAATAATGCCTGGTTTTGAAGAACCATTATCAATACCCCAAGGATTAAAGAGTGTAAAAGTTTGGGTAGAAGAATTGTAATCTAGCAATACATAAGCATGATTGGCGATGATATTGTAGTCAATCACATTTGATTTTGTACTTAGACCAATCATTTGACCAGAATAAAAAGCATTAACTATTGAGTTAAAATTGAGCAGGTTGGCAAGGGAAGTGTTGAGTCCTGTAATGTGTGTGAGTGCATCACTGACATACCCACCATTATTAATACCGTTGTAGGAATTGGTATTATTTTGATAAATCCATCCAGATTGATTGAGTTGAGCGTAAGCTTTTTCAGCCAAAGCGACCCATAACTCATTTGTAAAATCATTATGATAACGACTTTTGTTGGCGTAAACTAAATACCCCTCTTGATTGGTTGGTAAATACCTATCTACTGTCAGATAATCAGCAATCCCATTTTTGTAGAAGCGCACTGTAAAAGTGTTATCGCCATTGTCAATGAACATACTTTCAATTGTGCTGAATGAACGCAAAGCTACCGCTGCTAAACCTGCCAGATAAAAGCAGTCATTAAGATTACCTTGTTTCACATCTTGGTAACTAATACCGTTTTGGAAGAGAGAACCGCTAGCGTATTGATATGTGTAGGGGGTTGTTGGGCGATCGCTACCCAAAAACCATTTGCTAATTAGGTTCTCTATCTGAATATCACTGCTACCTGCATACAAATTGCCCAGTGTGTTACCCTGATAAATCTGATTGGCAGGATCGTCTTTGACAACCTTATGAAACAAAACGCGCACATATTCTGGCATTCCTAAGAAAGAGGCGTTACTAACTAATGTGCCCAGATCTGTCAGTTCGCTACCATCAACTATACTATTGTCTTTTGCTTCTCGCAGGATAGCGATCGCATCATTGCGATCGAGGATATTATCTGCAAAGCGCCACCTTGCTGCCTCACGTATACCTGCATCTTGAATGTTCCGATCGAACCAATCTTGAATTGGAGGGAGCACAACATTAAAACTAGTGTGTATACTGTCAGTGCTAGCACCAGATTTGTCATAAGCTTTTGCTGACAATAGATAGTTACCAATACCTAGATCGGGCAAGCTGTAGTCAAAACTGGCATAGCGGTTATCACTGCCATTGACATTGAAATTAACTGCATCGCTAATGTCTTGCCAGTCGCCACCATCTTTTTGCAACCAAAAATCTACTCGTGCTAAGTCAGCTGTACCATTGCCATCAAATACGCTGGTATTGCTGAGGCTGACAGTTTCACCGGGTTGATAGCTGGTTTGACTAGTGCCTAATTGTAATGACTGGGGTGCTTCATTGCCAGAAATCTTTAAGTTGTAGTAGGTATTTTTCTTGCGATCGGCTCGGTAAACTCGAATGTAGTAAGTGCCTTGATCCAATGTCGTGCTGATTGACTCAGCCCGCTTGCGACGGGCATAAGAACCTGCAATTACTGAACCATTACTATTAAGTAACTGTAAATCGGCATTTGCCGAAAGACCATCTACGACTAAATTTAAGCTACTACGACCACTGAGGTTAACACTGTAGTAATCGTATTTATCACCCCGACCTACCCAGTCTCTGAAAGTTTGGGTAATATAATTAACATTTAAATTTCTAGAAATATGTAAACTGTTACCGGCCAAATCTGCTGGCATAATTCTTCATTCTTTAGTTGTAAAGTTAATGAAAATTTGGCAATGGCAACTATGAAACCCTTGCCTAAAAGGGCTTTGCATGCAAAGACAAAATTAAAATTCGACAGCCGCACTTCTATGCTGCTGTCGTTTGTGGCGAAAATGGTATGTAAAAATTACGTATTTTTAGATACTAAAATTAATATATTCGTAAGTAATATTATTGTTGGTAAGACTTGAGAAAAAAGAATGAAAGTAAAAAATATTACTAATAAATTACTGAAGCAAATTCACTCGAATTTTGCATCATCAACAACGTAATTTGATCCCCTTGGTACAATGTGGTGGAGATAACTAGATAGTTAGAATATGACCAAAAACTTGATTTTATGGGTGCTATGATTTTTTGGCTGAAGATATTTGCTGTGGAGTGCATAAAGTATCTGCGATTATCTGCGATCGCACCTTCAGCCAGTAACTGAGTAAGGATAATCTCTAGCTTTTGGAATTTTTAATAAAAAAATAAGTATTTACGCCCTGCGTTGGTTTATAGTGACCGAGTGTGGTAAAAAGTTTCTGCACCTTCGGTTATGAGAAGTTACTGCCACGGAAAAGCTAACCAAGAGGCATGACAGGGTTGTTGCTAAATTGGCAAATAAATATTGCTTGCTTAACGGGTACAGATAAACATTAAACTTAAAATTCCAGCGACCGCATAACCTCTAGCTGAAAAATCAACCATCATGTCTAAGGTTCTCGTCTCCGATCCAATTGATCAAGCTGGGATCGATATTTTATCCCAGGTTGCCAACGTTGATGTTAAAACAGGTCTGAAACCAGAAGAACTAGTACAAATCATTGGTGAATACGATGCACTGATGATTCGTTCTGGTACTCGCGTCACGAAAGAAATCATTGAAGCTGGTACACAGCTAAAAATTATCGGACGTGCGGGTGTGGGTGTGGATAATGTAGATGTTCCCGCCGCTACCCGTCAAGGAATTGTAGTCGTCAACTCTCCAGAAGGAAACACGATCGCCGCTGCCGAACATGCGATCGCCATGATGTTGTCCTTATCTCGCCATATCCCCGATGCTAATGCTTCTGTAAAACGTGGTGAGTGGGATCGCAAAACCTTTATCGGAGCTGAAGTCTACAAAAAAACTCTGGGTATTGTCGGCTTAGGTAAAATAGGCTCCCATGTTGCCGCTGTCGGCAAGGCAATGGGAATGAAATTACTTGCTTACGATCCCTTTATCTCGACAGAACGAGCTGAACAGATTGGCTGTCAACTGGTGGATCTGGATTTATTAGCGCAGCAAGCAGACTACATCACGCTGCACATCCCTAAAACTCCAGAAACTACTCACCTCATTAATGCCAAAATGTTGGCAAAAATGAAACCCACTACCCGGATTGTCAATTGTGCTCGCGGTGGCATCATTGATGAAGAAGCTTTAGCTGCCGCTATCAAAGAAGGTAAAATTGCCGGCGCTGCCCTAGATGTGTTTGAATCAGAACCACTAGGAGAATCTCCCTTAAAGTCTTTGGGTAAAGAAGTTATCCTGACTCCCCACTTGGGCGCTTCAACAACCGAGGCACAAGTGAATGTAGCAATTGATGTTGCCGAACAAATTCGGGATGTGCTATTGGGATTACCAGCGCGATCGGCTGTCAACATTCCTGGACTAGGCCCTGATGTCTTGGAAGAACTCAAACCTTATATGCAGCTGGCGGAAACCTTGGGTAATCTAGTTGGACAACTGGCTGGCGGTAGGGTGCAATTACTCAACGTCAGACTGCAAGGTGAAATAGCAACCAACAAAAGTCAGCCCTTGGTAGTAGCGTCCCTGAAAGGACTACTTTACCAAGCATTGCGAGAACGGGTAAATTACGTAAATGCCA
It encodes:
- a CDS encoding C2 family cysteine protease, producing MPADLAGNSLHISRNLNVNYITQTFRDWVGRGDKYDYYSVNLSGRSSLNLVVDGLSANADLQLLNSNGSVIAGSYARRKRAESISTTLDQGTYYIRVYRADRKKNTYYNLKISGNEAPQSLQLGTSQTSYQPGETVSLSNTSVFDGNGTADLARVDFWLQKDGGDWQDISDAVNFNVNGSDNRYASFDYSLPDLGIGNYLLSAKAYDKSGASTDSIHTSFNVVLPPIQDWFDRNIQDAGIREAARWRFADNILDRNDAIAILREAKDNSIVDGSELTDLGTLVSNASFLGMPEYVRVLFHKVVKDDPANQIYQGNTLGNLYAGSSDIQIENLISKWFLGSDRPTTPYTYQYASGSLFQNGISYQDVKQGNLNDCFYLAGLAAVALRSFSTIESMFIDNGDNTFTVRFYKNGIADYLTVDRYLPTNQEGYLVYANKSRYHNDFTNELWVALAEKAYAQLNQSGWIYQNNTNSYNGINNGGYVSDALTHITGLNTSLANLLNFNSIVNAFYSGQMIGLSTKSNVIDYNIIANHAYVLLDYNSSTQTFTLFNPWGIDNGSSKPGIIELAWSQIETNFSYWDATTNNIA
- the serA gene encoding phosphoglycerate dehydrogenase, which codes for MSKVLVSDPIDQAGIDILSQVANVDVKTGLKPEELVQIIGEYDALMIRSGTRVTKEIIEAGTQLKIIGRAGVGVDNVDVPAATRQGIVVVNSPEGNTIAAAEHAIAMMLSLSRHIPDANASVKRGEWDRKTFIGAEVYKKTLGIVGLGKIGSHVAAVGKAMGMKLLAYDPFISTERAEQIGCQLVDLDLLAQQADYITLHIPKTPETTHLINAKMLAKMKPTTRIVNCARGGIIDEEALAAAIKEGKIAGAALDVFESEPLGESPLKSLGKEVILTPHLGASTTEAQVNVAIDVAEQIRDVLLGLPARSAVNIPGLGPDVLEELKPYMQLAETLGNLVGQLAGGRVQLLNVRLQGEIATNKSQPLVVASLKGLLYQALRERVNYVNASIEAKERGIRVIETRDAAVKDYAGSLHLEATGSLGTHAVTGALLGDGEIRLTNLDGFPINVPPSPHMLFTLHRDMPGIIGKLGSLLGSFNVNIASMQVGRKIVRGDAVMVLSLDDPLPDGILTEITKVPGIRDAYTVTL